One window from the genome of Salisaeta longa DSM 21114 encodes:
- a CDS encoding PAS domain-containing sensor histidine kinase, with translation MTQASALQSTFPNASAAAVSLNQPLAVLRSVVDAWPGVVGVLDAEGVVQAWSPEWAAVFEMEGPTPWAELVEDAAGHWQDVLDTTRREQVRQRGTDQRLKHVNGKEYWVDWTACPWHPPDGPTGSVLILTDRTLARQAHAAREQMGSRFDALLNTVNEGVLLMDRRGIFRDCNATAARIFGRPRHEIIGARFNDDKWNGLRPDGTPMPNAEFPFWRAYFMREPIEDALMGIYPPDEPPRWIRVNARPLFDSYSDDPYGVLACFQDVTDQQLKDEALQTSRDLLSSVLTSSLDGILVLAAVRNSQSTITDFECLLANPQAEKMFGRSADDLVGTSLSEELPEAVTDDLFATYQAVIAEGDPQQIEVERTVAQDDEGPRTVWYHVMAVKIEDGVAVTFRDITERKEAAQAMAATNAKLEQRNRALRDFAYVASHDLQEPLRKISAFSNLVLEDYGDVVDDDGRHYLERMQDAAQRMSQLISDLLVYSRVTTQSRPFKPVDLNTVAANVKSDLELRIRDVDGTVDIGPLPTLTADHTQIRQLLQNLIGNGLKFHRPNVPPAVTVRADTVPADSLPEEVYVDTSGPVCRLTVADNGIGFDNKYADRIFSPFKRLHGRSAYEGTGMGLAICRRIVERHSGYITVASVPNEGTTFTVYLPVRPAA, from the coding sequence ATGACGCAGGCTTCGGCGCTTCAGTCTACATTCCCCAATGCTTCCGCGGCCGCCGTGTCGCTCAACCAGCCGCTGGCCGTGCTGCGGTCGGTGGTAGACGCCTGGCCGGGCGTGGTGGGCGTGCTGGATGCCGAGGGGGTGGTGCAGGCGTGGAGCCCGGAATGGGCCGCCGTCTTCGAGATGGAAGGGCCTACGCCCTGGGCCGAGCTGGTGGAGGACGCCGCTGGCCACTGGCAGGACGTGCTGGACACGACACGCCGCGAGCAGGTGCGCCAACGCGGCACCGACCAGCGCCTCAAGCATGTGAACGGCAAGGAGTACTGGGTCGACTGGACGGCCTGCCCGTGGCACCCGCCGGACGGGCCGACCGGCAGCGTTCTCATTCTGACGGATCGCACGCTGGCGCGCCAGGCCCACGCGGCCCGCGAGCAGATGGGCAGTCGCTTTGATGCCCTGCTTAACACCGTCAACGAAGGCGTGCTGCTCATGGACCGTCGCGGCATCTTTCGCGATTGCAATGCCACGGCCGCTCGCATCTTTGGACGGCCCCGGCATGAAATCATCGGGGCGCGCTTTAACGACGACAAGTGGAACGGCCTGCGCCCCGACGGCACACCGATGCCCAACGCCGAATTTCCGTTCTGGCGGGCCTACTTTATGCGAGAGCCGATCGAAGATGCGCTCATGGGCATTTATCCGCCCGATGAGCCGCCCCGGTGGATTCGTGTGAACGCCCGTCCGCTGTTCGACTCGTACAGCGACGATCCGTACGGCGTCTTGGCCTGCTTTCAGGACGTCACCGACCAGCAGCTCAAAGACGAGGCGCTGCAAACCTCGCGCGACCTCTTGTCCAGCGTCCTCACCAGCTCGCTCGACGGCATCCTTGTGCTTGCGGCCGTGCGCAACTCGCAAAGCACCATCACCGACTTCGAGTGCCTGCTGGCCAATCCACAGGCCGAAAAGATGTTTGGGCGTTCCGCCGATGACCTCGTGGGTACGTCCCTTAGCGAGGAGCTGCCCGAAGCTGTAACCGACGACCTCTTTGCCACCTACCAGGCGGTTATTGCAGAAGGCGATCCGCAGCAGATTGAAGTAGAGCGTACCGTAGCGCAGGACGACGAGGGGCCGCGCACGGTGTGGTATCATGTGATGGCCGTCAAGATTGAGGACGGCGTAGCGGTTACCTTCCGCGATATTACCGAGCGCAAAGAAGCTGCGCAGGCCATGGCGGCTACCAATGCCAAGCTGGAGCAACGCAACCGTGCCCTGCGCGACTTTGCGTATGTGGCCTCGCATGACCTGCAAGAGCCGCTGCGCAAAATTAGTGCGTTCTCGAATCTCGTGCTGGAAGACTACGGGGACGTGGTGGACGACGACGGCCGCCACTACCTGGAGCGCATGCAGGACGCAGCCCAGCGCATGTCGCAGCTTATCTCTGACCTGCTCGTGTACTCTCGCGTCACCACACAGAGCCGTCCCTTTAAGCCGGTCGACCTGAACACGGTGGCGGCGAACGTAAAGAGCGACCTCGAGTTGCGCATCCGCGACGTAGACGGCACGGTAGACATTGGCCCGCTGCCCACCCTTACGGCCGACCACACCCAAATTCGCCAGCTCCTCCAAAACCTGATCGGCAACGGTCTCAAGTTTCACCGCCCGAACGTCCCTCCAGCTGTAACCGTACGCGCGGATACTGTACCTGCCGATTCGCTGCCTGAGGAGGTGTATGTCGATACCAGCGGCCCGGTGTGCCGCCTGACCGTGGCCGACAACGGCATTGGGTTCGACAACAAATACGCCGACCGTATTTTTTCTCCTTTTAAGCGTCTCCACGGCCGCAGTGCCTACGAAGGCACCGGGATGGGCCTGGCCATTTGCCGGCGCATCGTGGAGCGCCACAGTGGCTATATTACCGTAGCGAGCGTTCCCAACGAGGGAACAACGTTCACTGTTTACCTTCCGGTACGTCCTGCCGCGTAA
- a CDS encoding hybrid sensor histidine kinase/response regulator, with protein MMTAPEALDLLLIEDDEDDFLITKALLSKAQTIQCAIDWAQSYDEGLEAIFDGSYDVCLVDYRLGARNGLDLLKEVKERGGVPTPIILLTGQGDLRVDLDAMTAGAADYLSKEQIDAPLLERSIRYAVERHAAEQRIREQAQLLDKARDAIIAYDLDGRVVYWNKSAERLTGWSADDVLGTTARDRLYPESQHEKLAEARATIEAEDEWTGELRQQTRDDEELIVESRWTLVRNDAGQPQSILVINTDITERKQLESQFLRSQRMESIGRLVGGIAHDLGNLLVPILLGVKVLQQRFGDDDQAERTLSMIQKSAERGSNMVEQVLAFARGVEGERVALDVRTIIEEVEKITGETFSDAISVVTDPPEELPNIVGDATQIQQVLMNLCVNARDAMDDGGRITISASTVTITDADARRTLDAAPGTYVRVSVEDTGSGIPPDVVDKVFEPFFSTKPEGEGTGLGLSTAYSIIKSHNGFMDVDSAPGEGTTFDLYLPVADADARERSTPAPEALRAGQGERILVVDDEAFILDTAKQTLEDAGYAVETAGSGTAALERLDATGPDRFDALITDLRMPGMDGFELIRAARERSADLPIIAASGLADGRTDQALDAGAQTFLAKPFTAEKLQAALQEVLPAHKAAPSS; from the coding sequence ATGATGACAGCTCCCGAGGCGCTCGACCTTCTGCTCATTGAGGATGATGAGGACGACTTCCTCATCACCAAAGCGCTCCTCTCGAAGGCGCAAACCATCCAGTGCGCCATCGACTGGGCGCAGAGTTACGACGAAGGCCTCGAGGCCATCTTCGACGGGAGCTACGACGTGTGCCTTGTGGACTACCGCCTGGGGGCCCGCAACGGGCTCGACCTGCTCAAGGAGGTGAAGGAACGCGGCGGCGTGCCCACGCCCATCATTCTGCTCACGGGCCAGGGCGACCTGCGCGTGGACCTGGACGCCATGACGGCCGGGGCGGCCGATTACCTCTCGAAAGAGCAGATCGACGCGCCGCTTTTAGAGCGCTCCATTCGGTATGCCGTGGAGCGCCACGCCGCCGAGCAACGCATCCGCGAGCAGGCCCAGCTCCTCGACAAGGCCCGCGATGCGATCATCGCCTACGACCTTGACGGGCGCGTGGTGTACTGGAACAAGAGCGCCGAGCGCCTCACCGGCTGGAGCGCCGACGACGTGCTGGGCACCACGGCCCGCGACCGCCTCTACCCCGAAAGTCAGCACGAGAAGCTCGCCGAGGCCCGCGCGACCATCGAGGCCGAAGACGAGTGGACCGGCGAGCTGCGGCAACAAACGCGCGATGACGAGGAACTCATCGTGGAGAGCCGCTGGACCCTTGTGCGCAACGACGCCGGGCAGCCCCAATCCATCCTCGTCATCAACACCGACATCACCGAGCGGAAGCAACTCGAATCGCAGTTTCTCCGCTCGCAGCGCATGGAAAGCATCGGCCGCCTCGTGGGCGGCATCGCGCACGACCTGGGCAACCTGCTCGTCCCCATCCTTTTGGGCGTGAAGGTGTTGCAACAACGGTTTGGCGACGACGACCAGGCCGAGCGCACCCTCTCCATGATTCAGAAAAGCGCCGAGCGCGGCTCAAACATGGTCGAGCAGGTGCTGGCGTTTGCCCGCGGCGTAGAGGGCGAGCGCGTGGCGCTCGACGTGCGCACCATCATCGAGGAGGTGGAGAAGATCACCGGCGAGACGTTCTCGGACGCCATCTCGGTGGTCACGGATCCGCCCGAGGAGCTTCCAAACATTGTGGGCGACGCGACGCAGATTCAGCAGGTGCTCATGAACCTGTGCGTGAACGCCCGCGACGCCATGGACGACGGCGGCCGCATCACCATCAGCGCCAGCACCGTCACCATTACCGACGCCGACGCCCGCCGCACCCTCGATGCCGCGCCGGGCACGTACGTGCGCGTCTCGGTGGAAGACACCGGCAGCGGCATTCCGCCCGACGTGGTCGACAAGGTGTTTGAGCCGTTCTTTTCAACAAAGCCCGAGGGCGAGGGCACAGGCCTTGGCCTCTCGACGGCCTACAGCATCATCAAGAGCCACAACGGCTTTATGGATGTGGACAGCGCGCCGGGCGAGGGGACGACCTTCGACCTGTACCTGCCGGTGGCCGATGCCGATGCGCGCGAGCGCAGCACCCCGGCGCCGGAAGCCTTGCGCGCAGGCCAGGGCGAACGCATCCTCGTGGTTGACGATGAGGCGTTCATCCTGGACACCGCCAAGCAGACGCTGGAGGATGCCGGCTACGCCGTAGAAACGGCGGGCAGCGGCACGGCGGCCCTTGAGCGGCTGGATGCCACGGGGCCTGACCGCTTCGATGCGCTCATCACGGACTTGCGTATGCCCGGCATGGACGGCTTTGAACTGATCCGCGCGGCCCGTGAGCGAAGCGCCGACCTGCCGATCATCGCGGCCAGCGGGCTGGCCGACGGGCGCACCGACCAGGCCCTCGACGCTGGCGCGCAAACCTTTCTGGCCAAGCCGTTTACCGCCGAAAAGCTGCAGGCCGCCCTGCAAGAGGTGCTGCCCGCACACAAAGCAGCCCCGTCCTCGTAG
- a CDS encoding response regulator, with the protein MDLRRSWMNTARGIDILLAEDDPDDRMFTRRALKGSRLANDISAVEDGEELMQYLRHEGPYSDPSTSPRPGLILLDLNMPRMDGREALKQIKSDADLRRIPVIVLTTSDAEQDILQSYDLGVNAFVTKPVTFEGLADAIKALGEFWFEIVKLPPEREVID; encoded by the coding sequence ATGGACTTACGACGCAGTTGGATGAATACAGCACGCGGCATTGACATTCTTTTGGCAGAGGACGACCCCGACGACCGCATGTTTACGCGGCGCGCGCTCAAGGGCAGCCGCCTTGCCAACGACATCTCGGCCGTAGAGGATGGCGAGGAGCTCATGCAGTACCTGCGCCACGAGGGGCCCTACAGCGACCCCTCCACCTCGCCGCGCCCCGGCCTGATCTTGCTCGACCTGAACATGCCCCGCATGGACGGCCGTGAAGCCCTCAAGCAAATTAAATCAGATGCGGATCTCCGTCGGATCCCGGTCATTGTGTTAACAACCTCTGATGCCGAGCAAGACATCTTGCAAAGCTACGATTTGGGAGTGAATGCCTTCGTGACGAAGCCGGTTACCTTCGAAGGCCTCGCCGATGCGATCAAGGCGTTGGGGGAATTCTGGTTCGAGATTGTGAAGCTCCCGCCCGAGCGCGAAGTAATCGACTGA
- the aroC gene encoding chorismate synthase — translation MLRYLTAGESHGEALIGIIEGMPAHVPLTAADINTHLARRWLGYGRGGRSKIENDKVHIYSGLRFGKTMGSPIAFRLDNAAYTKDRAGWPEKMALEGSGDDIDPVTLPRPGHTDLAGLQKYNFDDIRPVIDRSSARETAMRVACCSVARQLLAQFGIAVGSHVVRLGDVTYDDASDWAARRDALLEDGGARALYEAADESALRMLDDDLTAEAVEHIEATKKAGDSLGGVYEVVVTGVPPGLGSYVHWDRRLDGQLAQAICSIQAQKAAEIGDGVQNAARPGSQVHDPIAPDGDGSLTRRTNHAGGIEGGTSNGMPIIVRGYMKPIPTLIKPLDSVDLATGEAQTTRYERSDITSVPAASTVAEATVAYTIANAFLEKFGGDHLEEIRAHVANGTAQPGSQRP, via the coding sequence ATGCTTCGTTACCTTACCGCCGGCGAGTCGCACGGCGAGGCCCTCATTGGCATCATCGAGGGCATGCCCGCCCACGTTCCGCTGACGGCTGCCGACATCAATACGCACCTGGCGCGCCGCTGGCTGGGCTACGGCCGCGGCGGCCGCTCGAAGATCGAGAACGACAAGGTCCACATTTATAGCGGGCTGCGGTTTGGGAAGACCATGGGCAGCCCCATTGCCTTTCGGCTCGACAATGCCGCCTACACCAAGGACCGCGCCGGCTGGCCCGAAAAGATGGCCCTGGAGGGCTCCGGCGACGACATCGACCCCGTCACCCTGCCGCGACCGGGCCATACCGACCTGGCCGGCCTGCAAAAGTACAACTTCGACGACATCCGTCCGGTGATTGACCGGAGCAGCGCGCGCGAGACGGCCATGCGCGTGGCGTGCTGCTCGGTGGCCCGCCAGCTGCTCGCACAGTTTGGCATTGCCGTGGGCAGCCACGTGGTGCGGCTGGGCGACGTCACCTACGACGATGCGTCCGACTGGGCCGCCCGGCGGGATGCCCTCTTGGAGGACGGCGGCGCCCGCGCCCTGTACGAAGCGGCCGACGAAAGTGCCCTGCGCATGCTCGACGACGACCTCACGGCGGAGGCCGTCGAACACATCGAAGCCACAAAGAAAGCCGGCGACTCGCTGGGGGGGGTCTACGAGGTGGTTGTTACCGGCGTGCCCCCCGGGCTGGGGTCGTACGTGCACTGGGACCGGCGCCTCGACGGCCAGCTGGCCCAGGCCATCTGCTCCATTCAAGCCCAAAAAGCCGCCGAGATTGGCGACGGCGTGCAGAATGCCGCGCGCCCCGGCTCGCAGGTGCACGACCCCATTGCACCCGACGGCGACGGATCGCTCACGCGCCGCACCAACCATGCCGGCGGCATTGAGGGCGGCACCTCCAACGGCATGCCCATCATCGTGCGCGGCTACATGAAACCCATTCCCACGCTCATTAAGCCGCTCGACTCGGTAGACCTGGCCACCGGCGAGGCCCAAACCACCCGCTACGAGCGCAGCGACATCACGAGCGTGCCGGCCGCGTCGACCGTGGCCGAGGCCACCGTGGCCTACACCATCGCAAACGCCTTCCTCGAAAAATTCGGGGGCGACCACCTGGAGGAAATACGTGCCCATGTGGCCAACGGAACGGCGCAACCCGGGAGCCAGCGCCCGTAG
- the smc gene encoding chromosome segregation protein SMC has translation MYLRTLSLNGFKSFADDTTLTFDRGITAIVGPNGCGKSNVVDAVRWVIGEQRPTVLRSDKMQNVIFNGTADRKPLGMAEVQLTIENNRGVLPTEYNEVTVGRRLFRDGTSEYLLNGTECRLKDITSLFMDTGMGADAYSVIELKMIDDILSGNKEERRRLFEEAAGITRYKMRRRQALRKLDNTQSDLDRIRDLTDEIGKQVRRLKRQSKKAATHQEVTEELATVEQHVLQARFNALAARHATRTQQQAEQQEQAETLQAAIEAKEAAREEARATLDERTTALEAAREALQDHRAHIRDLEADQRVQRERLNQARRDRARAQEAQEAAAEEQETLQAAAERLTQALQEAKPATAAAEQTRDEARAERDEARATAEALRDEVRTHRAAVEAAEQEQARRRRTLDRLTNRQELLSDEAERARDEHATLADEQETLDAQVAAAETAIAEAQTARAAAQDALAAAQSERDARASALEEAQASLRTAERRRDAAAAEVDLLEGLVTSYDEFSDAVQSLAEGPLPELDTVADGLACDDSLRRALDAALGDLAACVVVETPAEARAAIAHLQDTEAGQATFLITERLPEPPPTPALKGARPLRPLVRAANDTFARIADVLLSGAFVTDTLQDAARSARQAATSVRVFTPDGAWADARGLQHGGSAASASPVASRLGRHEQLQEARAAQAAAQESVAAATRAVEEAQEALDAYALDAERAAVEAQEAALQKAERRAERARYEQERLTERRTALDARIEEITAEQETIAARIDDLEAAVAEGRATAAEARTARDTAVAALEEAEEKERAATEAFSEANVAAVQAANRAENLARDLERTRTRLETLADETERRAQTIDELEDTIEAALDRQTALDATIDTARTERASFEEAVETAAAAVEETKAVIEEQNDALRTLRSQREEAVQAANERAVQAADLEARRADLVERGQEAFGRDIADAPFPLPDDFDREAAQARAETLRTKRDRIGDVNPLALEAYEDEKERLAFLQEQQEDLEHAEETLVETIHEINQTAAERFNATYEEVHSSFQRLFTELFGDGASARLELEESDDPLDAGIQIIAQPKGKRPVTLEQLSSGEKTLTAIALLFAIYLVKPSPFCILDEVDAPLDDANVERFMELIRRFEHDTQFILVTHNQRTMALADRLYGITMEEQGVSKLVGVQFDEAVALTG, from the coding sequence ATGTACCTCCGCACGCTTTCGCTCAACGGCTTCAAGAGCTTCGCCGACGACACCACCCTGACCTTTGACCGCGGCATTACGGCCATCGTAGGCCCCAACGGCTGTGGCAAATCGAACGTGGTTGATGCCGTGCGGTGGGTGATTGGCGAGCAGCGCCCCACGGTGCTCCGCTCCGATAAGATGCAGAACGTCATCTTCAACGGCACGGCCGATCGTAAGCCGCTGGGCATGGCCGAGGTGCAGCTCACCATCGAAAACAACCGCGGCGTGCTGCCCACCGAGTACAACGAAGTGACGGTGGGGCGGCGCCTCTTTCGCGACGGCACCTCCGAGTACCTGCTGAACGGCACCGAGTGCCGCCTGAAGGACATCACCAGCCTGTTCATGGATACGGGGATGGGCGCCGATGCCTACTCGGTGATCGAGCTGAAGATGATCGACGACATCCTCTCGGGAAACAAGGAGGAACGCCGCCGCCTGTTTGAGGAGGCCGCCGGCATCACGCGGTACAAGATGCGGCGGCGGCAGGCGCTGCGCAAGCTGGACAACACGCAGTCGGACCTCGACCGCATCCGCGACCTAACCGACGAGATTGGAAAACAGGTGCGGCGCCTCAAGCGGCAGTCGAAGAAGGCTGCCACCCACCAGGAGGTCACCGAGGAGCTGGCAACGGTGGAGCAGCACGTGCTGCAGGCCCGCTTCAACGCGCTCGCCGCGCGCCACGCGACGCGCACCCAGCAGCAGGCCGAGCAGCAGGAACAGGCCGAGACGCTGCAAGCCGCCATTGAGGCCAAAGAAGCTGCCCGCGAGGAAGCGCGTGCCACGCTCGACGAACGCACGACCGCCCTGGAGGCCGCGCGCGAGGCCCTGCAGGACCACCGCGCGCACATCCGCGACCTGGAGGCCGACCAGCGGGTGCAGCGCGAACGGCTGAATCAGGCGCGCCGCGACCGGGCGCGGGCCCAGGAGGCGCAAGAGGCCGCTGCAGAGGAGCAGGAGACGCTCCAGGCCGCTGCCGAGCGACTCACACAGGCCCTGCAAGAAGCGAAGCCCGCCACCGCCGCAGCTGAGCAAACCCGCGACGAAGCCCGCGCGGAACGCGACGAAGCCCGCGCCACGGCCGAGGCGTTGCGCGACGAGGTGCGCACCCATCGCGCGGCCGTCGAGGCGGCCGAGCAGGAGCAGGCCCGCCGCCGCCGTACGCTCGACCGCCTCACCAACCGGCAAGAGCTGCTGAGCGACGAAGCCGAGCGCGCACGCGACGAACACGCGACCCTTGCCGACGAACAAGAAACCCTTGACGCGCAAGTTGCAGCGGCCGAAACCGCCATTGCCGAGGCCCAAACGGCACGCGCCGCGGCACAGGACGCCCTGGCGGCTGCCCAATCGGAACGCGACGCGCGCGCGTCGGCGCTGGAGGAGGCCCAAGCGTCGCTGCGCACGGCCGAGCGCCGCCGCGACGCCGCCGCGGCTGAGGTTGACCTGCTGGAGGGCCTCGTGACCAGCTACGACGAGTTTTCGGACGCGGTGCAGTCGCTGGCGGAGGGGCCGCTCCCGGAGCTGGACACCGTGGCCGATGGATTGGCGTGCGACGATTCGCTGCGGCGCGCCCTCGACGCCGCCCTCGGAGACCTCGCGGCCTGCGTGGTGGTCGAGACGCCGGCCGAGGCCCGCGCGGCCATCGCGCACTTGCAAGACACCGAAGCCGGGCAGGCGACGTTTCTCATCACCGAGCGGCTGCCCGAACCGCCGCCCACGCCCGCCCTCAAGGGCGCTCGGCCGCTACGCCCGTTGGTGCGCGCCGCCAACGATACGTTCGCACGCATCGCCGATGTGCTGCTCAGCGGCGCCTTCGTGACCGACACGCTCCAAGACGCCGCGCGCAGTGCGCGCCAGGCCGCTACGTCCGTGCGGGTGTTTACGCCGGACGGCGCCTGGGCCGATGCCCGCGGCTTGCAACACGGCGGAAGTGCCGCCTCCGCATCGCCGGTGGCCAGTCGCCTGGGCCGCCACGAGCAGTTGCAAGAGGCCCGCGCCGCGCAGGCCGCCGCGCAAGAGTCGGTTGCTGCCGCCACGCGCGCCGTCGAAGAAGCCCAGGAGGCGCTCGATGCGTATGCGCTGGATGCCGAGCGGGCCGCGGTGGAGGCGCAAGAGGCGGCGCTGCAAAAGGCCGAGCGCCGCGCCGAGCGGGCGCGCTACGAGCAGGAACGCCTCACCGAACGCCGCACGGCCCTCGACGCGCGCATCGAAGAGATCACTGCCGAGCAGGAAACCATCGCCGCGCGCATCGACGACCTGGAGGCGGCCGTGGCCGAGGGCCGCGCCACCGCCGCGGAGGCCCGCACCGCCCGCGACACCGCCGTTGCGGCCCTTGAGGAGGCCGAGGAAAAGGAGCGCGCCGCTACCGAAGCCTTCAGCGAAGCCAACGTGGCCGCCGTGCAGGCCGCCAACCGGGCCGAAAACCTCGCGCGCGACCTGGAGCGCACCCGCACGCGCCTGGAGACGCTGGCGGACGAGACCGAGCGCCGCGCGCAAACCATCGACGAGCTGGAAGACACCATCGAGGCGGCGTTGGATCGGCAGACGGCGCTCGATGCGACCATTGACACGGCCCGTACCGAGCGGGCGTCGTTTGAGGAGGCGGTGGAAACCGCCGCGGCCGCGGTAGAAGAAACCAAGGCCGTCATCGAAGAACAGAACGACGCCCTGCGCACGCTCCGCTCCCAGCGTGAGGAGGCGGTGCAGGCGGCCAACGAACGAGCCGTGCAGGCCGCCGACCTGGAGGCCCGCCGCGCCGACCTGGTGGAGCGCGGCCAAGAAGCGTTTGGACGCGATATCGCCGATGCTCCGTTTCCGCTCCCCGACGACTTCGACCGCGAAGCGGCACAGGCGCGCGCCGAGACGCTTCGCACCAAGCGCGACCGCATCGGCGACGTGAATCCGCTGGCGCTTGAAGCCTACGAGGACGAGAAGGAACGGCTGGCCTTTCTCCAGGAGCAACAAGAGGATCTGGAGCACGCCGAAGAAACGCTTGTCGAGACGATCCACGAGATCAACCAAACGGCAGCCGAGCGCTTCAACGCGACCTACGAGGAGGTACACAGCAGCTTTCAGCGACTCTTTACCGAGCTCTTTGGGGACGGCGCCTCGGCTCGCTTGGAGCTCGAAGAAAGCGACGACCCGCTCGATGCCGGCATCCAGATTATCGCCCAGCCGAAGGGCAAGCGCCCGGTCACGCTCGAACAACTCTCCAGCGGCGAAAAAACGCTGACAGCCATCGCACTCCTGTTTGCCATCTACCTCGTCAAGCCAAGTCCGTTTTGCATCCTGGATGAGGTGGATGCGCCGTTGGACGATGCCAACGTGGAGCGCTTCATGGAGCTGATCCGGCGCTTTGAGCACGACACGCAGTTTATCCTCGTAACGCACAACCAGCGGACGATGGCCCTGGCGGACCGGCTCTACGGCATCACGATGGAAGAGCAGGGCGTCTCGAAGCTGGTGGGCGTGCAGTTCGACGAGGCCGTCGCCCTCACCGGCTGA
- a CDS encoding porin family protein: protein MGSLRRPAFWYAVVCILVVPQLSAAHGQSRTAPERRFGLVAGINAATLRTAPNPVGYRTAYLIGATMLQPLGGRFTLRPEVLFSQKGVAVASENGSVRYGAAYIELPLLLQVRGPRVAASRLHLMAGPTVSVKVNEQLSVGNADARFPLEADQSFYQRLDAGAVGGLGITLGPEPARIGLTLRYTLGLVDVAHAVRTQPFPDRPFPEDGAYGIWSVVATLQF from the coding sequence ATGGGCTCTCTTCGCCGCCCGGCATTCTGGTACGCGGTGGTTTGCATTCTTGTAGTGCCGCAGCTCTCGGCAGCGCACGGGCAAAGCCGCACGGCCCCGGAGCGACGCTTTGGCCTTGTGGCAGGCATTAACGCGGCCACGCTGCGCACGGCGCCAAACCCGGTAGGCTACCGAACGGCCTACCTCATTGGGGCAACCATGCTGCAGCCGCTCGGCGGCCGCTTTACCCTGCGGCCCGAGGTGCTCTTTAGCCAAAAGGGCGTGGCCGTCGCTTCCGAAAATGGCAGCGTGCGCTATGGCGCAGCCTACATCGAGCTGCCCCTGCTGCTGCAAGTGCGCGGGCCGCGCGTGGCGGCCTCCCGCCTGCACCTGATGGCCGGGCCCACCGTGTCGGTGAAAGTGAACGAACAGCTCAGCGTGGGCAACGCCGACGCCCGCTTTCCGCTCGAAGCCGATCAGTCGTTTTACCAGCGCCTCGACGCCGGCGCCGTAGGCGGCCTCGGCATCACGCTGGGCCCCGAGCCCGCGCGCATCGGCCTCACCCTGCGATACACCCTGGGCCTTGTGGATGTCGCGCACGCCGTGCGCACGCAGCCCTTCCCCGATCGGCCCTTTCCCGAAGACGGCGCGTACGGCATCTGGTCGGTAGTGGCCACCCTGCAGTTCTAA